Proteins encoded in a region of the Mycolicibacterium neoaurum genome:
- a CDS encoding molybdopterin-dependent oxidoreductase, which translates to MRSSRVWAVTTYHTSNDERVREGEWAGGIADEPAAVPTIRIGRRWISTAWLVPLTIAALIVGVAIAQHLRQHEWMQEFILRYPGTSAPRGGIEPGLPAWLRWSHLFNIVFMMFIIRAGLQILADHPRLYLNSGSTPGTAWLRLRGPIPADRLNPADPARVWTAKDDSVSLPKWLGIPGVRHTIGLARWWHFTFDTLWLLNGIVFYVLLFATGQWRRIVPQSWDVIPNAASTMVQYLSLDFPVNDGFVAYNALQLTAYFLTVFVFAPLAFLTGILQAPAIAARFGFGAGPANRQVARSVHFLVLVWMVFFIAIHTIMVFTTGLVGNLNHIVFGTDIQSPWALVVYLVAMGVIIALWMLASPVTLRYPRVVQRVGRFAVGWIKGLMEWVHPKAEYSERDISPYFWPNGTLPASSTYRELAAGNWSGYTLRVGGQVENPTELSYADLLAMPKHDQITQHYCIQGWSGVAKWGGVRMADILGIVRPLPSARWVVFYSMADGSEPGGGRYYDCHKIGHMRHPMALLAYEMNDAPLTETHGAPLRLRNEVELGFKQVKWIESIEFVDSFEHIGKGQGGYNEDHEYFGFRMPI; encoded by the coding sequence ATGCGGTCGTCTAGGGTCTGGGCCGTGACGACCTATCACACGTCGAACGATGAACGCGTCCGGGAGGGCGAGTGGGCCGGCGGGATCGCCGATGAGCCCGCAGCGGTCCCCACCATCCGGATAGGGCGCCGCTGGATCAGCACGGCGTGGCTTGTGCCGCTGACGATCGCCGCACTGATCGTCGGCGTCGCCATCGCCCAGCACCTACGGCAGCACGAATGGATGCAGGAATTCATCCTGCGCTATCCGGGAACATCGGCGCCTCGCGGCGGTATCGAACCCGGACTGCCGGCTTGGCTGCGCTGGAGTCACCTGTTCAACATCGTGTTCATGATGTTCATCATCCGGGCCGGTCTGCAGATCCTGGCCGACCACCCTCGGCTGTACCTGAACTCGGGTAGCACGCCGGGAACGGCGTGGCTGCGACTACGTGGGCCGATCCCCGCCGATCGACTCAATCCGGCCGACCCGGCACGGGTGTGGACCGCCAAGGACGACTCGGTGTCCTTGCCGAAATGGCTGGGCATACCGGGAGTCCGGCACACCATCGGCCTTGCCCGCTGGTGGCACTTCACCTTCGACACCCTGTGGCTGCTCAATGGGATTGTCTTCTATGTCCTGTTGTTCGCCACCGGCCAGTGGCGTCGCATCGTCCCGCAGTCCTGGGATGTCATCCCCAACGCGGCCTCGACGATGGTGCAGTATCTTTCCCTGGACTTTCCGGTCAATGACGGCTTCGTCGCCTACAACGCACTGCAGTTGACCGCCTACTTCCTCACGGTCTTCGTCTTCGCGCCATTGGCTTTCCTCACCGGCATCCTGCAGGCGCCGGCGATCGCCGCCCGATTCGGCTTCGGCGCCGGTCCCGCCAACCGTCAGGTCGCGCGCTCGGTGCACTTCCTGGTTCTGGTGTGGATGGTGTTCTTCATCGCCATCCACACGATCATGGTCTTCACGACCGGCCTGGTGGGCAATCTCAATCACATCGTCTTCGGCACCGATATCCAATCCCCATGGGCACTGGTCGTCTATCTCGTCGCGATGGGGGTGATCATCGCGCTGTGGATGCTGGCGTCCCCGGTAACCCTGCGGTACCCGCGCGTCGTGCAGCGAGTGGGTCGATTCGCGGTCGGATGGATCAAGGGCCTCATGGAGTGGGTACACCCCAAGGCCGAGTACTCCGAGAGGGACATCTCCCCGTATTTCTGGCCCAACGGAACCCTGCCGGCATCATCGACCTATCGGGAGTTGGCGGCCGGAAACTGGTCCGGTTACACCCTGCGGGTGGGCGGTCAGGTGGAGAACCCGACCGAACTCAGCTATGCCGATCTGCTCGCGATGCCCAAACACGATCAGATCACCCAGCACTACTGCATCCAGGGCTGGTCTGGCGTGGCCAAATGGGGCGGAGTCCGCATGGCGGACATCCTCGGTATCGTCCGGCCGCTGCCGTCGGCACGCTGGGTGGTGTTCTACTCGATGGCCGACGGTTCCGAGCCGGGCGGCGGACGCTATTACGACTGCCACAAGATCGGCCACATGCGCCATCCGATGGCCCTGCTGGCCTATGAGATGAACGACGCCCCCCTCACCGAGACCCATGGCGCACCGCTGCGTTTACGCAACGAGGTCGAGCTCGGGTTCAAGCAGGTGAAGTGGATCGAATCCATCGAGTTCGTCGACAGTTTCGAACATATCGGCAAGGGACAGGGCGGCTACAACGAAGACCACGAGTATTTCGGCTTCCGGATGCCCATCTGA
- a CDS encoding helix-turn-helix transcriptional regulator, which produces MIDRRALADFLTSRRDALQPEDVGLPRGPRRRTTGLRREEVAALCHMSTDYYSRLEQERGPQPSEQMIAAIAQGLHLTRDERDHLFRLAGHRPPPRGTGTDHVGPGMLRIFDRLADTPAEIVTELGETLRQTPMGVALVGDLTRHTGAARSSGYRWFTDPAARDLYPQEDHEFYSRMYVSGLRVLLGMRGPQSRAAELAALLAEQSAEFRAHWDRHEIGIKPRELKRYVHPEVGELELNCQILLDPEESHTLLVYTAAPGSTSYEKLQLLSVLATG; this is translated from the coding sequence ATGATCGATAGAAGGGCGCTGGCGGACTTCCTCACAAGCCGGCGCGATGCGCTGCAGCCCGAGGACGTCGGGCTACCCCGTGGGCCGCGCCGCCGCACCACTGGTCTGCGTAGGGAAGAGGTGGCCGCGCTGTGCCATATGTCCACCGATTACTACTCGCGGCTGGAACAGGAACGCGGCCCCCAGCCGTCGGAGCAGATGATCGCCGCGATCGCGCAGGGTTTGCATCTGACCCGCGATGAACGCGATCACCTCTTCCGGCTGGCCGGCCATCGGCCGCCGCCGCGTGGCACGGGAACCGACCATGTGGGACCCGGCATGTTGCGGATTTTCGACCGGCTGGCCGATACTCCCGCCGAGATCGTCACCGAGCTTGGGGAGACGCTACGCCAGACGCCGATGGGTGTGGCGCTGGTGGGGGACCTGACCCGGCATACCGGTGCCGCGCGCAGTAGCGGGTACCGGTGGTTCACCGATCCGGCCGCACGCGATCTGTACCCGCAAGAGGATCACGAATTCTATTCGCGCATGTATGTTTCCGGCCTGCGGGTACTGCTCGGCATGCGCGGGCCGCAATCGCGCGCGGCCGAGTTGGCGGCACTGCTGGCCGAACAGAGCGCCGAGTTCCGTGCCCATTGGGATCGTCACGAGATCGGCATCAAACCCCGCGAGCTCAAGCGCTATGTGCACCCCGAGGTCGGCGAGCTCGAACTGAACTGTCAGATCCTGTTGGACCCCGAGGAGTCGCACACGCTGCTGGTCTACACCGCCGCGCCGGGCAGCACGAGTTACGAGAAACTGCAACTGCTGTCGGTACTGGCGACGGGTTGA
- a CDS encoding SDR family oxidoreductase, which translates to MTRERYELPLPDLTGRRAVVTGASDGIGLGIATRLAGAGAEVVMPVRNPVKGEAAAATIRSRHPAARLRLESLDLASLESVRALGERLCSEGAPIHLLINNAGVMTPPRRERTADGFELQFGTNHLGHFALTGALLPVLRAGRARVTSQTSIAARGGQINWTDLNWELTYDAMSAYRQSKIACGLFGLELARRSAAAGWGLSSTISHPGVAPTSLLAARPEMGRTADTTQVRLIRWLSARGLLVGTVATAQLPAMMAATAADPDEFYGPQWPGNAGGPPGVQKLWKPLRDSTAADRLWDLSERLTGVRFG; encoded by the coding sequence ATGACCCGCGAACGATACGAACTTCCACTCCCCGATCTCACCGGACGCCGTGCCGTCGTGACCGGCGCCAGCGACGGTATCGGGCTCGGCATCGCCACCCGGCTGGCCGGCGCCGGCGCGGAGGTGGTCATGCCCGTCCGCAATCCGGTGAAGGGCGAGGCGGCCGCCGCCACCATCCGATCCCGGCACCCGGCGGCACGATTGCGACTGGAATCGCTCGATCTTGCCTCGTTGGAGTCGGTGCGCGCGCTCGGCGAACGTCTGTGCAGCGAGGGCGCTCCGATCCATCTACTGATCAACAACGCCGGGGTGATGACGCCACCACGGCGCGAGCGCACCGCCGATGGATTCGAATTGCAGTTCGGCACCAACCATCTCGGCCACTTCGCCCTCACCGGCGCACTGCTGCCGGTGCTGCGGGCCGGCCGGGCGCGTGTCACCTCGCAAACCAGCATCGCCGCCCGCGGCGGGCAGATCAACTGGACCGACCTCAATTGGGAGCTCACCTACGACGCGATGTCTGCCTACCGGCAGTCCAAGATCGCCTGCGGGCTGTTCGGATTGGAGCTCGCACGCCGCAGCGCTGCAGCCGGCTGGGGGCTCAGCAGCACCATCTCCCATCCCGGGGTCGCCCCGACCAGCCTGCTGGCCGCGCGGCCCGAGATGGGCAGAACTGCGGACACCACCCAGGTTCGGCTCATCCGCTGGCTCTCGGCACGCGGGTTACTTGTGGGGACCGTGGCGACCGCGCAGCTCCCGGCCATGATGGCGGCGACGGCCGCCGATCCCGATGAGTTCTACGGCCCCCAGTGGCCGGGGAACGCCGGCGGGCCGCCCGGTGTGCAGAAGCTGTGGAAACCCTTGCGTGACAGCACCGCCGCGGACCGGTTATGGGATCTTTCGGAACGATTGACCGGCGTGCGGTTCGGCTGA
- a CDS encoding GGDEF domain-containing protein — protein MPSRVDLLPTAGRWHQWGAAAYLAMLALYAGAATSHDAGSAGVHQLYAVLAAAAAVAVAVLFTGHLLGLGRRRELLLGWPIAALVTTTVAGLIEPAATRDLPGTITITFAYAGLTNPPRRSLLLAPLGVLAFIVGGQHPLPAAIPKVAAAAVMWVLIAEVPAWLIARLDQQSRQLRVIALTGLLDRTTLAPQLDAHNADSAVLLIDLDGFKRYNDAHGHHAGDEVLVRFADTLRASIRTGDIGFRIGGDEFLAILVGADDDEAQRVIDRIRSRWSVAGAPVSFSAGTATGPTDLLKLADERMYQQKRLRREQRD, from the coding sequence ATGCCGTCGCGGGTGGACCTGCTGCCGACCGCCGGACGCTGGCATCAGTGGGGGGCCGCGGCCTATCTGGCCATGCTCGCGCTCTATGCCGGAGCCGCGACATCACACGATGCCGGGTCCGCCGGCGTGCACCAGCTGTACGCGGTGCTGGCCGCGGCGGCTGCCGTTGCCGTTGCCGTCCTGTTCACCGGGCACCTGCTCGGTCTCGGGCGACGCCGCGAGCTGCTGCTCGGCTGGCCGATCGCCGCGCTGGTCACGACGACGGTGGCCGGCCTGATCGAACCCGCCGCCACACGCGACCTCCCCGGCACGATCACCATCACCTTTGCCTACGCCGGGCTGACCAACCCACCTCGGCGATCGTTGTTGTTGGCGCCCTTGGGTGTGCTGGCCTTCATCGTCGGTGGCCAACACCCCCTCCCCGCCGCGATACCGAAAGTCGCCGCTGCGGCCGTGATGTGGGTGCTCATCGCCGAAGTGCCTGCGTGGCTGATCGCGCGCCTCGACCAGCAGAGCAGACAACTGCGCGTGATAGCCCTGACCGGCTTGCTCGACCGGACCACGCTGGCACCGCAATTGGACGCCCACAACGCTGATTCGGCGGTGTTACTGATCGACCTCGACGGTTTCAAGCGCTACAACGACGCCCACGGGCACCACGCCGGTGACGAGGTACTGGTGCGATTCGCGGATACACTGCGCGCCTCGATCCGCACCGGCGACATCGGTTTTCGGATCGGTGGCGATGAATTCCTGGCAATCCTCGTCGGCGCCGATGACGACGAGGCCCAACGGGTGATCGATCGCATCCGCAGTCGATGGTCGGTGGCCGGAGCGCCGGTGTCCTTCAGCGCCGGTACCGCGACGGGGCCGACCGATCTGCTCAAGCTCGCCGATGAGCGGATGTACCAGCAGAAGCGACTGCGCCGGGAGCAGCGCGACTGA
- a CDS encoding TetR/AcrR family transcriptional regulator — translation MSEESKVSGGDWLVGADRRALATRRIVSVATEMVACHGWDNFDIDSLAARAHCSRATIYRNVGGKAQIREAVFSVAGERIMHAVREAVAPLEGSERLVVAFLVALDRVRADPLSDDIVQSFRDTRLAESLIESPRLGLFAGELTGLTTQNPLAAQWIVRIFVSLLSFPASDPAVERRLLEDFLAPALTQRA, via the coding sequence ATGTCAGAGGAGTCGAAAGTGTCGGGTGGTGACTGGCTCGTCGGCGCAGATCGCCGGGCGCTGGCAACGCGGCGCATCGTGTCGGTCGCGACCGAGATGGTCGCCTGTCACGGCTGGGACAACTTCGATATCGACAGCCTCGCTGCGCGAGCACACTGCTCGCGGGCGACGATCTATCGCAACGTCGGCGGCAAAGCTCAGATCCGCGAGGCGGTGTTCTCCGTCGCCGGTGAGCGGATCATGCACGCCGTGCGAGAGGCCGTCGCCCCTTTGGAAGGATCCGAACGGCTGGTGGTCGCCTTTCTCGTCGCGCTCGACCGAGTGCGCGCCGACCCGTTGAGCGACGATATCGTCCAGTCGTTCCGGGATACTCGCTTGGCCGAGTCGTTGATCGAGTCCCCGCGACTCGGGCTTTTCGCGGGTGAGCTCACGGGTCTCACCACGCAGAATCCGCTTGCCGCACAATGGATCGTACGAATCTTCGTATCCCTGCTCAGTTTTCCCGCCAGTGATCCCGCAGTCGAACGCCGGTTACTCGAGGACTTCTTGGCACCGGCACTCACCCAGCGTGCGTGA